A stretch of the SAR86 cluster bacterium genome encodes the following:
- a CDS encoding carboxymuconolactone decarboxylase family protein, with the protein MEKIPTTFIGDTYREDLKEFEELFKIVESFMGYLPNAHLIMSERPELLKSFSALAGVVFQSDGLDAGTKQLIALASSLSAGCKYCQAHTSHGAGRAGIEETKIADILNYSESEKFSNSEKAVLDLAFAAGKVPNNSNQEHFDNLSKYYSKKEIVDIVSVISLFGFLNRWNDTLGTALEEVPESFVNDKLKPLGWI; encoded by the coding sequence ATGGAAAAAATACCTACTACATTTATAGGCGATACATACAGAGAGGACCTGAAAGAATTTGAGGAGCTTTTCAAAATAGTAGAATCTTTCATGGGATATCTACCAAATGCTCATTTAATTATGTCTGAAAGACCAGAGTTACTTAAGTCCTTTTCAGCTTTAGCAGGTGTGGTTTTTCAATCTGATGGTCTTGATGCAGGCACAAAACAATTAATTGCTTTAGCATCAAGCTTGTCAGCTGGGTGTAAATACTGTCAAGCACACACCTCACATGGCGCGGGAAGGGCTGGTATTGAAGAAACGAAAATTGCTGATATTCTTAACTACTCAGAAAGTGAGAAATTTAGCAACTCAGAAAAAGCTGTACTCGATTTAGCCTTTGCAGCAGGGAAGGTGCCGAATAACTCTAATCAAGAGCATTTTGATAACTTAAGTAAGTACTACTCTAAAAAGGAGATTGTTGATATTGTTTCTGTGATTTCTTTATTTGGATTTTTGAATAGATGGAATGATACTCTAGGTACAGCTTTAGAAGAGGTTCCTGAGAGTTTCGTAAATGATAAGCTTAAACCGTTAGGTTGGATATAG
- a CDS encoding chorismate mutase, translated as MKDIREEIDLLDKELVLLLARRQKCIEMAALVKNDQNLIIDKERIEDVISKVTNFGESCGLSSSIAEPLWRKLIDLSIEHEFRELELIQNSN; from the coding sequence ATGAAAGATATAAGAGAGGAAATAGATCTTCTCGACAAAGAACTGGTTTTACTCCTCGCTAGAAGACAAAAGTGTATTGAAATGGCTGCTTTAGTGAAAAATGATCAAAATTTGATAATTGATAAAGAAAGAATTGAAGATGTAATATCCAAAGTAACTAATTTTGGAGAATCTTGTGGACTAAGTTCTTCCATAGCAGAACCTTTATGGAGGAAATTGATAGACTTATCTATAGAACATGAATTTAGGGAATTAGAGTTAATCCAGAATTCAAACTAA
- a CDS encoding M20 family metallopeptidase, whose amino-acid sequence MKIIKELEDLQPEMENWRRDIHAHPEIAFEEHRTAKIVADKLESFGIEVETGIAGTGVVGTLKKGKGNRSIGLRADLDALLIHETNDFEHKSKIPGKMHACGHDGHTTMLLGAAKYLAEKGNFDGTINFIFQPAEENEGGGKVMVEDGLFEKYPVEAVFGMHNIPGMPVGSFAVKSGPFMASFDIFNLKIIGKGGHAAMPQTTIDPIIIGTKIVDAYQSIVSRYIDPQEPVVLSVTQFHGGDAYNVIPNEIEIKGTVRCFSTKVQASIEKQMENLTSSICSAYGATYEFEYQHRYPPTINSADEVETSLKVMNEISDESMINTSPSPSMGSEDFAFMLQEKPGSYIWIGNGDKEGSCMLHNPGYDFNDEILPIGATYWVNIAEEILSPIN is encoded by the coding sequence ATGAAAATAATTAAAGAATTAGAAGACTTGCAGCCCGAGATGGAGAATTGGAGAAGAGATATACATGCTCATCCAGAAATAGCGTTTGAAGAACACAGAACCGCAAAAATTGTTGCTGATAAATTAGAGAGTTTTGGTATAGAAGTTGAGACAGGAATAGCTGGTACAGGGGTTGTAGGAACTCTAAAAAAAGGCAAAGGTAATAGATCTATTGGTTTGAGAGCTGATCTGGATGCTCTTTTGATCCATGAAACTAATGATTTTGAACACAAGTCCAAAATACCCGGAAAGATGCATGCCTGCGGTCATGATGGACATACAACGATGCTTCTGGGCGCGGCTAAATATTTAGCAGAAAAAGGTAATTTTGACGGAACTATAAATTTTATTTTTCAACCAGCTGAAGAGAATGAAGGTGGTGGGAAAGTTATGGTAGAAGATGGGCTTTTTGAGAAGTATCCTGTAGAGGCTGTTTTTGGCATGCATAATATTCCAGGTATGCCAGTAGGTTCGTTTGCCGTAAAGTCTGGACCTTTCATGGCTTCCTTTGATATCTTTAACTTAAAAATTATAGGTAAAGGTGGTCATGCAGCAATGCCTCAAACAACAATCGATCCGATCATAATTGGTACTAAAATTGTTGATGCTTATCAATCTATTGTCAGTAGGTATATAGATCCTCAGGAACCAGTTGTTCTGAGTGTGACTCAATTCCATGGAGGAGATGCATATAATGTAATTCCAAATGAAATTGAGATTAAAGGAACTGTTAGATGTTTCTCAACTAAAGTTCAAGCTTCCATAGAGAAACAAATGGAAAATCTAACGTCATCAATTTGCTCTGCTTATGGCGCTACATACGAATTTGAATATCAGCATAGGTATCCTCCAACAATAAACAGCGCTGATGAAGTCGAAACTTCTTTAAAAGTGATGAATGAAATCTCTGATGAGAGCATGATCAATACATCTCCTTCTCCAAGTATGGGATCTGAAGATTTTGCCTTTATGCTTCAAGAGAAGCCAGGTAGCTATATTTGGATCGGAAATGGAGATAAAGAAGGATCTTGCATGCTTCATAATCCGGGTTATGACTTTAATGATGAAATTTTACCTATTGGAGCGACGTACTGGGTAAATATAGCAGAAGAGATTTTATCTCCTATAAATTAA
- a CDS encoding DUF805 domain-containing protein translates to MSFFDSVISGYLRCFDFKGRSSRSEFWWFFLFSIMLCLLVLNFTAENLESELSSLNEGNIFQVFFNSSIGYAILGTAIPQISLSIRRFHDIGKSGWWYFALQIIPIFLPQALAFFSIFTLFAYIYFMCEAGGPKNVYGQNPLTKENEN, encoded by the coding sequence ATGAGTTTTTTCGATTCAGTTATTTCAGGCTACTTGAGGTGTTTTGACTTTAAAGGAAGATCTTCCCGATCAGAATTTTGGTGGTTCTTTCTATTTTCTATAATGCTATGTCTTCTTGTATTAAATTTCACTGCTGAAAATTTAGAGAGTGAATTATCTTCACTCAATGAAGGAAATATCTTTCAGGTCTTTTTCAACTCTTCAATTGGTTATGCCATCCTGGGGACAGCTATCCCACAGATATCTTTATCAATCAGGAGATTTCATGATATCGGCAAGTCCGGTTGGTGGTATTTTGCTCTTCAAATAATACCAATTTTTCTTCCTCAAGCTTTAGCTTTCTTTTCAATTTTCACTCTCTTTGCATATATTTATTTTATGTGCGAAGCAGGAGGGCCCAAGAATGTCTATGGTCAGAACCCTTTAACTAAAGAAAACGAGAATTAA
- a CDS encoding ABC transporter ATP-binding protein has product MSEIIIKAESIKKNYDASYALDGIDIEVLSGQILGLIGPNGAGKSTFLQSILGLIQTEGNLEVLGMDPRKDRHQLLKEVCSITDVAVLPKWMTVDQVLQYVDGVHPKFDLKKCLSILSKTDIKRSSKIKILSRGLVVQLHLSIVMAIDAKLLVLDEPTLGLDLVYRKEFYSQLIEDYYDGDRTILISTHQVEEIEGVLSDALFMNQGRVVMHDSIESINKKFLELRPNIDTIEKGRSLKPIHQRIELGREVLLFEDIDEEKLSELGEVRPPFIADLFMAIMDKTKRGTES; this is encoded by the coding sequence ATGAGTGAAATTATTATTAAAGCTGAATCTATCAAAAAGAACTATGATGCTAGCTATGCTCTTGATGGTATTGATATCGAGGTTTTATCTGGGCAAATATTAGGCCTTATTGGACCTAATGGAGCTGGTAAATCAACATTCTTACAATCTATACTTGGACTGATTCAGACTGAGGGGAATCTAGAAGTACTAGGGATGGATCCTAGAAAGGATCGGCATCAACTGCTCAAAGAGGTATGCTCAATTACAGATGTTGCTGTACTTCCAAAATGGATGACAGTTGATCAGGTTTTGCAATATGTTGATGGTGTTCATCCAAAATTTGATTTAAAAAAATGCCTATCAATACTTTCTAAAACAGACATAAAGAGAAGTTCTAAAATAAAAATTCTTTCTCGTGGTTTAGTAGTACAGCTTCATCTATCAATAGTCATGGCAATTGATGCGAAATTATTGGTTTTAGACGAACCCACTCTTGGACTAGATCTTGTATATCGAAAAGAATTTTATTCACAGCTCATCGAAGACTACTATGATGGAGATAGAACAATACTTATAAGCACACATCAGGTAGAGGAGATTGAAGGTGTTCTCTCTGATGCGTTATTTATGAACCAAGGACGGGTTGTTATGCATGATTCAATTGAATCAATTAATAAAAAGTTCCTGGAGTTACGCCCCAATATTGACACAATAGAAAAAGGGAGATCCTTAAAGCCTATCCATCAAAGAATAGAACTAGGTAGAGAAGTATTACTATTTGAAGATATAGATGAAGAAAAACTATCTGAATTAGGTGAAGTAAGACCACCTTTTATAGCTGATTTATTCATGGCAATAATGGATAAAACGAAAAGGGGAACTGAGTCATGA
- a CDS encoding GntR family transcriptional regulator, producing the protein MQWTNDQPIYQQVRDHVVSLIIDGVLKSGDPIPSVRQMAVEGGVNPLTVSKAYQELVDLHIVEKRRGLGMFITEDAKKELLKLEKSKFLENEWPNTLKKASSLGIDLSKLINQN; encoded by the coding sequence ATGCAGTGGACAAACGATCAACCGATATACCAACAAGTTAGAGACCATGTCGTCTCATTAATAATCGATGGTGTTCTGAAGTCAGGTGATCCCATACCTTCAGTTCGGCAAATGGCAGTTGAAGGTGGGGTGAATCCGCTTACTGTATCAAAAGCTTATCAAGAACTTGTTGATCTTCACATTGTCGAAAAAAGAAGAGGACTGGGTATGTTTATTACTGAAGATGCTAAAAAAGAATTGCTAAAACTAGAGAAATCTAAGTTTTTAGAAAACGAATGGCCAAATACATTAAAAAAAGCATCAAGCTTGGGTATAGATCTTAGCAAACTTATTAACCAGAATTAA
- a CDS encoding RNA methyltransferase: MVENKDDSKDLFSSIKVVLVGTTHPGNIGASARAMKNMGLLNLALVTPKEFPSDAATFRSKAAKDVLENAQVFEDLKDAIADCELVIGTSARDRKVPWPVLNPKESAEEVAKSVLHHQIAIVFGREDRGLTNEELGLCNLHVHIPSDPEYSSLNLSQAVQILTYEIRVCLLEQQENQDNWDVELANNEQTERLIAHMDELMQEVEFYDIDNPRKLLLRVRRFFKRSRIDVMEANIFRGLFSTIQKKLK; the protein is encoded by the coding sequence ATGGTAGAGAATAAAGATGATTCAAAGGATTTATTCAGCTCAATAAAAGTTGTTTTAGTTGGTACAACTCATCCGGGAAATATTGGTGCATCTGCTAGAGCTATGAAAAATATGGGTTTACTCAATCTTGCTTTAGTAACCCCTAAAGAGTTTCCAAGTGATGCAGCAACTTTTCGGTCTAAAGCTGCTAAGGATGTTTTAGAAAATGCACAAGTTTTTGAAGACTTAAAAGATGCTATCGCTGATTGTGAATTGGTTATAGGTACAAGCGCTCGAGATAGGAAGGTTCCATGGCCCGTTTTAAATCCAAAAGAATCAGCGGAAGAGGTTGCAAAAAGTGTTCTGCATCATCAAATAGCCATTGTATTTGGAAGAGAGGATAGAGGTCTAACCAATGAAGAGCTGGGCCTTTGCAATCTACATGTACATATTCCCTCTGATCCAGAGTATTCTTCTTTAAATCTCTCACAAGCAGTTCAAATTCTGACATATGAAATAAGAGTTTGTTTATTAGAGCAACAGGAAAACCAAGATAATTGGGATGTTGAACTTGCAAACAATGAACAGACAGAACGATTAATCGCACACATGGACGAATTAATGCAAGAAGTTGAATTTTATGACATTGATAATCCAAGAAAACTCTTACTTAGAGTCAGAAGATTCTTTAAAAGAAGCAGAATTGATGTTATGGAAGCAAATATCTTTAGAGGATTATTTTCAACAATTCAAAAGAAGTTAAAGTGA
- a CDS encoding inositol monophosphatase gives MEPKVNIALEAARAGCKELLSYAYRLDQLEIKEKGPSNFVTQLDRKVESIIIDSLKSIYPKHTYVSEEVGRIEGSGKDIESMWVIDPLDGTTNFIHGFPYYAISIAYVEKGKTLHALIIDVPKQDEFTASFGRGAYLNNRRIRVSKAKGLSGTLLSNSSHDTDKGKVRHDNMSTFRSLYSNGLTIRRTGSAALDMANVAAGRLDGFWGSGLGMWDIAAGGLLVREAGGLVSDYFGNPDYLAGDNIICSTNKCFKPMLQSIKPYTSIVES, from the coding sequence ATGGAACCAAAAGTAAATATTGCTTTAGAAGCTGCTCGTGCAGGCTGTAAGGAACTATTGAGTTATGCCTATAGACTTGATCAACTCGAAATTAAAGAGAAAGGGCCTTCAAATTTTGTGACTCAATTGGACAGAAAAGTTGAATCGATAATCATTGATTCACTAAAATCAATTTATCCTAAACACACTTATGTATCCGAAGAAGTTGGAAGAATTGAGGGTTCAGGAAAAGATATTGAATCCATGTGGGTTATTGACCCTCTGGATGGAACAACAAACTTTATTCATGGATTTCCTTATTATGCTATTTCAATTGCTTATGTAGAAAAAGGTAAAACTTTGCATGCTTTAATTATCGATGTTCCAAAACAAGATGAATTTACCGCTAGTTTTGGTAGAGGAGCCTATCTTAACAATCGAAGAATTCGAGTAAGTAAAGCAAAAGGTTTGTCTGGAACTCTCTTGAGCAATTCATCTCATGATACTGATAAGGGCAAAGTAAGACATGATAATATGTCGACCTTCAGATCACTTTACTCAAATGGATTAACAATAAGAAGAACTGGCTCCGCAGCTCTAGATATGGCAAATGTTGCGGCGGGGAGATTAGATGGATTTTGGGGCAGCGGACTAGGCATGTGGGATATAGCTGCAGGTGGACTTTTAGTAAGAGAAGCAGGAGGCTTGGTAAGTGATTATTTTGGCAATCCAGACTACCTAGCTGGCGATAATATAATTTGCTCAACAAATAAATGTTTCAAACCAATGCTTCAATCAATCAAACCCTATACTTCAATAGTTGAGTCCTAG
- the secF gene encoding protein translocase subunit SecF encodes MTFNIDFLAWRKIAIIFSSIFLVLSIGSLLVKELNYGLDFTGGTLVELSYPEEANITNIRETLVDGGFNGAQVANFGSSTEVLIKLPGTVSDSLGSEIVSLLSTNNSDQAIDLRRIEYVGPQIGSELRDDGGTAMLIALAFMMLYIAFRFQSMFAGAAVVALVHDVIIVVGIFSLIQIEFDLTVLAALLAVIGYSLNDTIVVSDRIRENLRSAELESTEDIINLSLNQTLGRTLITSLTTLLVLFSLYFLGGELIKNFALALIFGVVIGTYSSIYIAANALVIMGLNKEHLRVEEPENADDNPLP; translated from the coding sequence ATGACTTTTAATATTGACTTCTTAGCATGGAGAAAGATTGCGATCATTTTTTCCTCTATTTTCTTAGTCTTATCTATAGGATCATTGCTGGTAAAAGAACTCAATTATGGTTTGGATTTTACGGGAGGAACTTTAGTTGAATTAAGTTATCCTGAAGAAGCAAATATAACCAATATACGGGAGACATTAGTTGATGGCGGGTTTAATGGAGCTCAAGTCGCTAATTTTGGATCTAGTACAGAAGTTCTTATAAAGCTACCAGGTACAGTAAGTGACAGCCTTGGTTCTGAAATAGTCTCCTTATTAAGCACTAATAACTCTGATCAAGCTATTGATTTGCGAAGAATTGAATATGTAGGGCCACAGATTGGAAGTGAACTTAGAGATGATGGCGGGACTGCTATGCTTATAGCGTTAGCCTTCATGATGCTTTATATAGCGTTTCGGTTTCAATCTATGTTTGCTGGTGCCGCTGTAGTGGCTCTTGTGCATGATGTCATTATTGTAGTTGGTATATTTTCTCTTATTCAAATCGAGTTTGATTTAACTGTTTTAGCTGCTTTATTGGCGGTAATTGGCTATTCACTGAATGATACTATTGTTGTATCAGACAGAATTAGAGAAAATTTAAGATCTGCTGAATTAGAAAGTACCGAAGATATAATAAACCTATCATTAAATCAAACATTAGGAAGAACTTTAATCACCTCCTTAACAACTCTGTTGGTATTATTTTCGCTGTATTTTCTTGGTGGGGAGCTTATTAAAAACTTTGCTTTGGCTTTAATTTTTGGTGTTGTGATCGGTACATATTCATCCATATATATAGCCGCAAATGCATTAGTTATTATGGGGTTAAATAAAGAACACCTAAGAGTAGAAGAACCTGAAAATGCCGATGATAATCCTTTGCCCTAG